The following is a genomic window from Desulfotignum phosphitoxidans DSM 13687.
CACCATCACCAATGTGAACTTCAATGATGCCAATCTGGTCAAGTGGATCAAAAAAGCCCAGGAATTCAAAAAAACGGTCAAAGATAAAGTGGAAGGTAAAGCTGCCGGCGCCCTGCCCGACGCCGCAGTGTGGTTTTCAGACAATGAGGCCGAATACCAGGAAAAAGCCAAAAAAGTCGGTGTGCTTGCCACGGAAAACGAAGATGTGCGGTCTTTAAGAGAACTGCTCGTTATCGGGCTGAAAGGGATTGCCGCCTATGCCGACCATGCCGCTATTCTGGGCGTGGAAAAAGACGAGATCTATGAATTCATCCTCAATGCCCTGGCCTCCACCACGGAAGACCTGTCCGTGGACGAAATGGTGGGCATGGTATTGAAAGCCGGTGAATGTTCCGTGAACACCATGGCCGCTCTGGACCAGGCCAACACGGGTGCCTACGGCAATCCGGAAATCACGGAAGTCAACCTGGGCGTAGGTACCAACCCCGGCATTCTCATCTCCGGCCATGACCTTAAAGACATGGATGAACTGCTCAAACAGACCGAAGGTACGGGCGTGGATGTCTACACCCACGGCGAAATGCTGCCGGCCAACTACTACCCGGCCTTTAAAAAATATGATCATCTCAAGGGCAATTACGGCAGTTCCTGGTGGCACCAGAACGAGGATTTCGAGACATTCAACGGTGCGATCCTCATGACCACCAACTGCATCATTCCCATTAAAAAGAAAAATACCTACCAGGACCGCATCTTCACCACGGGCGTGGTGTCCTATCCCGGCCTGACCCATATTCCGGACAGGGAAGACGGCAAAGCCAAAGATTTTTCCGAAGTGATTGCATGTGCCAAAAAATGCCAGGCCCCCCAGGAAATCGAAACCGGTACCCTGGTGGGCGGATTTGCCCACAACCAGGTTCTGGCCCTGGCCGACAAGGTGGTGGATGCCGTGAAATCCGGCGCCATCAAACGGTTCATCGTCATGGCCGGATGTGACGGCCGCATGAAAAACCGGGCCTATTTCACGGAAGTAGCGGAAAAACTGCCCAAAGACACCGTGATCCTTACAGCCGGGTGCGCCAAGTACCGGTACAACAAACTGGATCTGGGCGACATCGGCGGCATCCCCAGAGTGCTGGATGCCGGGCAGTGCAACGACTGTTACTCTCTGGCTGTCATCGCCCTGAAGCTCAAGGATGTGTTCGGCGCAGGCCATATCAACGATTTGCCCATCTCCTTTGACATCGGGTGGTACGAGCAGAAAGCAGTGGCCGTGCTGCTGGCCCTGTTGCACTTAGGTGTCAAGGGGATCCGCTTAGGGCCCACACTGCCGGCTTTTGTATCCCCGGCCGTGCTCAACGTCCTGGTGGAAAACTTTGATATCAAACCCACGGGTGATGTGGACGAAGACATCGCCGCCATGATGGCCGGCAACTGATCTGGTTCATCATTGAAAAATCCATGAATGTCTGACCGCCGCCGGCTAAGAAGGCGGCGGTCAAACATTTACGCGTTCTGCTGGATATATTTTTCTTGACAAATAACAGCTTTCTGTTCTAACACAATGTGGTAGATGAAGCGGAAAGGGGGCCGCCTCTGTAAAGAAAACATTGTGAAACATTTTAGCGACAAACCCATTTTCGTTCTGGTACTGACCGCTTTGCTCATTGCCTTTATCGGCGGACTGGTTGATCAATTGCTGCCGGTTGTACGCTGGGAGGCAGTGTCGTTCCACCTGGTCATTGAGGCCCTGGGAGCACTGGCTGCCCTGATGATGGCCGCCTTTCTTCTCATGATCCGCCATGACCGCAACAACCAGGACCATTATATCTGGATTGCCGCCGGTCTGATCGGCATGGGCCTGCTCCACGGCTTTCATGCCTGGGCTGTTGCCGGTTTGATCCACACGGGTCTGCTTGGTGATGGCCGCGCTGCAACACTGCCGGGTCACGGCTGTGTCTGGCTGCAATGCACGGCCACGCTGGTTGGCGGTGTTTTGTTTGCCCTGGTCTGGCTGCCGGCACATGCTGCCCGTTCCAGGTGGGCCTGGATCATCCTTTGGAGTACGGCAATTGCCGCCACGGTGTTTGGGGTGGTGACAGTTGCATTCCCGTCCATTCTTCCAATGATGATTATCGCAGGGGAATTCATCCCTGCCGCCAGAAGTTTTAATTTCATCGGCGTAGGGCTTTTTCTTGCGACGATGGTGCGTTTCAGTCTTCGATACCAGGCGGATAAAACCGGAGATGATCTTATATTTGCGGTTCTGTGCCTGTTCTTCGGCCTGGCCACCCTGCTGTTTTCCATGTCCGGCATCTGGTCGTCCAACTGGTGGCTGTGGCATTTCATACGGCTGGGTATTGCCCTTATCGCCCTGGGATATGTGCTGCTGCTTTTCCGACAGACCCGGGCCGCGCTTTTCAACCGGAACCGGGAACTGCGTTTCAGAAACCGCATCCTTGAAATTTTTGTCACCCGCAGCCATGACCGGATATTCCCGGAGGTGCTGAAGGTGGTTCTGGAGGCTGGGAAAAGCCGTTACGGCTTTTTTGGATACCTCAACAACGAGGCTGATCTGGTGGTGCCTGCCATGACCCGGGAGGTCTGGGACAGGTGCCGGGTTTCAAAAAAGACACATGTTTTTCCCAGAAAGACCTGGGATGACAGCAGCTGGCCCCGGGCCGTCAGGGAAAAAAGAACGGTTTATACCAACGATCCGGTATGCCGGGTGCCGGCAGGACACATTCCCATCATCCGCCATATGTCTTTGCCCATCATATTCCAGGACAAGGTCATCGGTATTTTCCAGGTGGCCAACAAAAAGAGCGGTTACACAGCAGAGGATATCAGGATGCTGGAGCAGCTGGCCGGATATGTCGCTCCGCTGCTCAACGCCAGGCAGGAAAAAATGCAGGCCCAGGACATGGTCGCCAATGTTCTTGATGCCGTTGACGCAGGCTTTATCATTGTCAACCGCAATTTTGAGATCATCTCTGCCAACCCGGCATTTGCAGAATCTGTGAACAGGCCCTTAGGAGAGATTGTCAACCGGCATTGCTATAAAATCTCGCATCAGATTGACCAGCCCTGCTACATGCACGGCTGCGACTGCGCGGTAAAGCATGTATTTGATTTTGGTAACCCACACCACAGCACCCTGCATACCCATCACACGGCCCAGGATAATCCCGTCTATGTGGAGACCAAGGCCTTTCCCATGACCAGAAACGATCTGGGCGAGGTGGAAACCGCTGCTGAAATTGCCGTGGATGTCACGGAAAAGAAACAGCGCGAAGCGGATATCCACAACCTGGCTTTTTTTGATCCCCTGACCGGCCTGCCCAACCGCCGTCTGCTCCGGGACCGGCTGGAACAGGCTCTTGTCTCTGGTGAACGTTCCAGACATTACGGGGCGGTCCTGTTTTTGGACCTGGATCACTTCAAGACAGTGAACGATACCAGGGGCCATGATGTGGGTGATCAGCTGCTGATCGAGACAGCCGGCCGTCTGCGGACTCTGATGCGCGGGGACGATACGGTGTCCCGCCAGGGCGGTGATGAATTTGTGGTGCTCCTCAAGGACCTGGATGAGGATGAAAAAACGGCGGTCACCCGGTCCTGGCATGTGGCTGAAAAGATCCGTTCTTTTTTAGACCGGCCGGTAACGCTTGGCGGCCACCAACACTTTCTGACGGCAAGTATCGGCATCAGTCTGTTTTGCGGCCACGACACCCCGGTTGAAGAGCTGTTCAAACGGGCTGACACGGCCATGTATGCGGCCAAGGATGCCGGCCGCAACACCGTGCGCTTTTTTGACCCGGCCATGCAGGTGGCGCTGGAAGCGGCAACCACCCTGGAGACAGATCTGCGCGAGGCCACTGCGCAGGGACAGTTTGTCCTCCACTACCAGCCACAGGTAGAAGAAGACGGGCGGATCATCGGTGCCGAGGCGCTGCTGCGCTGGGCCCATCCTGACCGCGGCATGGTTCCGCCTGGTGAGTTCATCCCCCTGGCTGAAAAAACCGGGCTGATCCTGCCCATCGGTCACTGGGTCCTGGAGGAGGCCTGCCGCCGGCTGGCAGCCTGGGCACATATTCCTGGTGCCGGCAGCCTCGGTCTGGCGGTCAATGTCAGCGCTTACCAGTTCCGGCAGCCCGGTTTTGTCAAGGATGTGCAGCAGGTTATCGCCGCCACGGGGGCGGATCCGGCCCGGCTCAAGCTGGAGCTGACCGAGTCTCTGGTGCTGGAAAATGTCGCAGACACCATAGCCAGGATGGCAAAACTCAAGACCCTGGGCATCGGTTTTTCCATGGATGATTTCGGCACGGGATACTCGTCTCTTTCCCAGCTGAAACACCTGCCCCTGGAGCAGTTGAAGATTGACCGCTCCTTTATCAAAGATCTTGGCACCAGCCCTCAGGAGGGTGCCATTGTTAAAACCATCATCGCCATGGGCCGCACCCTGGGCCTTCACGTCATTGCCGAAGGCGTGGAAAACCAAACCCAGCTGAACTTTCTCATCTCCGCCGGGTGCCGGGCCTGCCAGGGGTATCTGTTCAGCCGGCCCGTGCCGGAAGCTTTGTTTCTGGATCTGCTTGCAGCCGGGGGAATCATCAGGGTTAAGGCAAATGCCGCTGATAAACAGGCCGCAAAAACCGGTGTAAAAGAAACACACCAGGGAAAAAATCATGTTTAGATACCGTTCCCTCACAGCAAAGTTTATATTCATAACCCTCATCATGGTAGTGACACTTGTCTCATATTTTTATACAGACTTCAAATTGATGAACCACATCAACGGTGAAACTATCAGGATTGAGATGGCCGTCAAACTGCGCATGCTCACCGTTCAGATAAAACACAGTGCCCAGGCAATGCTTGATCCAGACGTATCGTCTGAAAACAGAGAAAAATACGTGGACAGGTTAACGGCTGCGGTAAATGAATATGAACAGATACTTTACCGCCTGGGCCAGGGGAGTGAAAAACTCGGACTGGAACTGCTGGATGAACATTATACAGAGGCACGATCACAGCTCGATCATCTGTCTGATCAATGGCAGAAGCTCCAGAAACCACTTCTGCTCAAGATAACAAAGTGGCCTTCTGAAAAAAAAGATAAAGCATGTGCGGCATGTCACACAGCGTTCAAGGACAAACCAGAGGATATAGACGTATTTGTGAAATCACTTGTGGTACATGAAGAAAAGGAAATAGCCTATTACAATATCATCAAGGGGATCATTCTGGCCGTTCTTGTTTCAGGGGCAGGTTTTGTTGTCATTTATGTGCGACATACCATTATTAAACCTGTGCGGCACCTGCTTACAGCTGCCGATAAAATCGAACAAGGGGTTCTGGACACACAGATTGCTGTGACAACCAAAGATGAGATAGGAGACCTTTCCCGAAAATTCAACCAAATGGCGGCAACCCTCAGCAAAAATCATATGGAACAAAAAAAGACCGAGGCAATGATCAGGCAGAATCTGCAGGTTCAGGATATATTGAACGCTCTGCTCAAGATTTCTCTGGAAAAAATTCCTCTGGAAAAAATCCTGGAAAAAGCCCTTGATATTATCCTGTCTGTTCCGTTTCTTCCGATCAAACCCCAGGGCGGTATTTTTCTTGTCAAAGATGAACCGGATGTGCTGGTTCTTGCTGCACAAAAAGGATTTACAGCACCGATTCAAACCCCCTGTGCCAGGGTTCCCTTTGGAAAATGTTTGTGCGGCCAGGCGGCATCATGCAGGCAGATACAGTTTGCCGACTGTATCGATGACCACCATGACATCCATTATGACGGGATGACTTCCCACGGGCATTATAATGTCCCGATTCTGTCCATGGGCAGGGTGCTGGGGGTATATGTGGTTTACCTGTCAGAGGGTCACCAGCAGCTGGACAAAGAGAGTGTGTTTTTAGAGTCCGTGGCTGACACACTGGCTGGAATTATTGAACGCACACAGGCAGAAGACAGACTGGATCAACACAGCAAAGCGCTTTTGTCACTGGCAGATGCTTCTGCTGAGATTATCTGTGCTGACACAGTATCGCCACTTTTTTCTATGATATGTGATACAGCCGTGAAAATTGCCGGTTTGAAAATGGCATGGCTCGGGCTGGTGGATCCGGGGCCGAACCATGATGTCACGCCTGCGGCACATTCAGAATGCAGTGTATCGGAAAGTTTTGTTTGCTGTGGTAACATCACGCCTGTGGCACATACAGGCATTGAAAAAGATTTTTTGTCAGTTATGACAATGGTATCTGAAAATATCCCTGCTGACAAAACCCCCTGCAAGATAGCCGTAAAAACAAAAAAACCATACCTGCTGACAGCTGATCATCCGGATTTTGCCCCGTGGCGAAAAGATGCCGAAAAAAGAAACTATGCAGCTATCCTGGGGGTGCCCCTTGTCTTTACAAGCGGAAAGTGTATCGGCGCCCTGATCTGTTACAGTGAGAGACCCGGTTTTTTCATACAGGACCGGGTTAAAATCCTTCAGATCTTTGCCGGCCATGCAGCCATAGCAATTGAAAACAGACGGCTGATAGACGGGCTTGAAAACACGATAGAAAAAAGGACAAAACAGATCGAGGAGGTAAACCTCAAGCTCAAGGCCCTGGTCACAGAATTAAAAGCAAAAAACAAGGAGGCGGAAAAATTAATGATTCAGGCTGAGGCAGCCAACAGGGCAAAATCCGATTTTCTTGCCAATATGAGCCATGAACTGAGAACCCCGCTCAATTCCATTATAGGGTTTTCAGAGGTCATCAGAGACGGCATGGCAGGAACGGTAACAGATGAACAAGAACAATACCTGAACGATATCTGGGAAAGCGGAAGACACCTTCTGAGATTAATCAATGATATCCTTGATCTTTCAAAAATCGAAGCTGGAAAAATGCAGCTGGAAATTTCGAAAATTTCAATTGCGGATCTGATTGGCAGCAGCCTTGAAATGGTCAGAGAAAAAGCGATGAAGCATGGTGTAAGCCTGACATCGGAACCAGATGAAGATATCGGAACTGTCACAGCAGATGAGATCAAAATAAAACAGGTGTTGCTCAATCTTTTAAGCAATGCCTTGAAATTTACGCCTGAAGGGGGTTTTACAACTGTGAAGGCACGCAGAATCACCGATGCACAAATCGAGATCTCTGTCATTGACACCGGAATCGGGATTGCTCAAAAAGATATGGAAAAATTATTCCGGCCATTTGAACAGATTGAATCATTCTTGACCAAGAAACACGAGGGCACAGGACTTGGCCTGAAGCTCTGCAAGGATATTGTGGCACTTCATGGCGGAAGAATCTGGGCAGAAAGCACACCTGGTCAAGGAAGCAGATTTGTGTTTGTGATTCCGGTAACACAGGTGGATCATGAAGAAAATATTGATCATAGAGGATAATGAAAAAAATCTGAAACTGTTCAGTATCATAACCAGGTCCCTTGGTTATGAAATCCTGACTGCCGAAAACGGCGCTAAAGGGGTGGCAATTGCCAAAAAAGAGTTTCCCCGCCTTGTCCTTATACTCATGGATATCCAGATGCCCGTGATGGATGGGATCACGGCATTGAACATGCTCAAGTCTGACCAGAGAACAGCAGGTATCCCTGTGATTGCCCTTACCTCCTTTGCCATGGCCGGAGACAGAAAACGCCTGCTCGCTGAAGGATTTACCGGTTACATATCAAAGCCCATTGATAAAAACCAATTTTTAAAATCTGTTAAAAAGACAATCAAGGTATCCAAATGATTCAAGAGCATATGAAAAAAAAGGCAACCATTCTTGTTGTCGATGATGAAGAAAAAAACCTGAGGCTGATGGAGGCCATATTAAAGCATTACGGCTATTGCCTTGAAACCGCTCAAGACGGACTCAAAGCATTGAACAGGGCCAAAGAAATTTTGCCCGACTTGATTTTCCTTGATATCATGATGCCCGGGATGGACGGTTACGAGACCTGCAAAGAGCTCAGAAAAGACCCTGCCACCCGGTTCATCCCTGTTGTGATGGTCACTGCCCTCACTGATCAGGAATCGAAAAACAGAGGTCTTGAGGCAGGTGCAACCGAATTTCTCACAAAGCCTGTTGACAAGGCAGA
Proteins encoded in this region:
- the hcp gene encoding hydroxylamine reductase, with protein sequence MFCFQCQETAKNTGCTVRGVCGKEETTANLQDLLIFNLKGISVLAKQGKAAGVDLTREAGRFVTKALFTTITNVNFNDANLVKWIKKAQEFKKTVKDKVEGKAAGALPDAAVWFSDNEAEYQEKAKKVGVLATENEDVRSLRELLVIGLKGIAAYADHAAILGVEKDEIYEFILNALASTTEDLSVDEMVGMVLKAGECSVNTMAALDQANTGAYGNPEITEVNLGVGTNPGILISGHDLKDMDELLKQTEGTGVDVYTHGEMLPANYYPAFKKYDHLKGNYGSSWWHQNEDFETFNGAILMTTNCIIPIKKKNTYQDRIFTTGVVSYPGLTHIPDREDGKAKDFSEVIACAKKCQAPQEIETGTLVGGFAHNQVLALADKVVDAVKSGAIKRFIVMAGCDGRMKNRAYFTEVAEKLPKDTVILTAGCAKYRYNKLDLGDIGGIPRVLDAGQCNDCYSLAVIALKLKDVFGAGHINDLPISFDIGWYEQKAVAVLLALLHLGVKGIRLGPTLPAFVSPAVLNVLVENFDIKPTGDVDEDIAAMMAGN
- a CDS encoding EAL domain-containing protein is translated as MKHFSDKPIFVLVLTALLIAFIGGLVDQLLPVVRWEAVSFHLVIEALGALAALMMAAFLLMIRHDRNNQDHYIWIAAGLIGMGLLHGFHAWAVAGLIHTGLLGDGRAATLPGHGCVWLQCTATLVGGVLFALVWLPAHAARSRWAWIILWSTAIAATVFGVVTVAFPSILPMMIIAGEFIPAARSFNFIGVGLFLATMVRFSLRYQADKTGDDLIFAVLCLFFGLATLLFSMSGIWSSNWWLWHFIRLGIALIALGYVLLLFRQTRAALFNRNRELRFRNRILEIFVTRSHDRIFPEVLKVVLEAGKSRYGFFGYLNNEADLVVPAMTREVWDRCRVSKKTHVFPRKTWDDSSWPRAVREKRTVYTNDPVCRVPAGHIPIIRHMSLPIIFQDKVIGIFQVANKKSGYTAEDIRMLEQLAGYVAPLLNARQEKMQAQDMVANVLDAVDAGFIIVNRNFEIISANPAFAESVNRPLGEIVNRHCYKISHQIDQPCYMHGCDCAVKHVFDFGNPHHSTLHTHHTAQDNPVYVETKAFPMTRNDLGEVETAAEIAVDVTEKKQREADIHNLAFFDPLTGLPNRRLLRDRLEQALVSGERSRHYGAVLFLDLDHFKTVNDTRGHDVGDQLLIETAGRLRTLMRGDDTVSRQGGDEFVVLLKDLDEDEKTAVTRSWHVAEKIRSFLDRPVTLGGHQHFLTASIGISLFCGHDTPVEELFKRADTAMYAAKDAGRNTVRFFDPAMQVALEAATTLETDLREATAQGQFVLHYQPQVEEDGRIIGAEALLRWAHPDRGMVPPGEFIPLAEKTGLILPIGHWVLEEACRRLAAWAHIPGAGSLGLAVNVSAYQFRQPGFVKDVQQVIAATGADPARLKLELTESLVLENVADTIARMAKLKTLGIGFSMDDFGTGYSSLSQLKHLPLEQLKIDRSFIKDLGTSPQEGAIVKTIIAMGRTLGLHVIAEGVENQTQLNFLISAGCRACQGYLFSRPVPEALFLDLLAAGGIIRVKANAADKQAAKTGVKETHQGKNHV
- a CDS encoding ATP-binding protein, whose product is MAVKLRMLTVQIKHSAQAMLDPDVSSENREKYVDRLTAAVNEYEQILYRLGQGSEKLGLELLDEHYTEARSQLDHLSDQWQKLQKPLLLKITKWPSEKKDKACAACHTAFKDKPEDIDVFVKSLVVHEEKEIAYYNIIKGIILAVLVSGAGFVVIYVRHTIIKPVRHLLTAADKIEQGVLDTQIAVTTKDEIGDLSRKFNQMAATLSKNHMEQKKTEAMIRQNLQVQDILNALLKISLEKIPLEKILEKALDIILSVPFLPIKPQGGIFLVKDEPDVLVLAAQKGFTAPIQTPCARVPFGKCLCGQAASCRQIQFADCIDDHHDIHYDGMTSHGHYNVPILSMGRVLGVYVVYLSEGHQQLDKESVFLESVADTLAGIIERTQAEDRLDQHSKALLSLADASAEIICADTVSPLFSMICDTAVKIAGLKMAWLGLVDPGPNHDVTPAAHSECSVSESFVCCGNITPVAHTGIEKDFLSVMTMVSENIPADKTPCKIAVKTKKPYLLTADHPDFAPWRKDAEKRNYAAILGVPLVFTSGKCIGALICYSERPGFFIQDRVKILQIFAGHAAIAIENRRLIDGLENTIEKRTKQIEEVNLKLKALVTELKAKNKEAEKLMIQAEAANRAKSDFLANMSHELRTPLNSIIGFSEVIRDGMAGTVTDEQEQYLNDIWESGRHLLRLINDILDLSKIEAGKMQLEISKISIADLIGSSLEMVREKAMKHGVSLTSEPDEDIGTVTADEIKIKQVLLNLLSNALKFTPEGGFTTVKARRITDAQIEISVIDTGIGIAQKDMEKLFRPFEQIESFLTKKHEGTGLGLKLCKDIVALHGGRIWAESTPGQGSRFVFVIPVTQVDHEENIDHRG
- a CDS encoding response regulator, which produces MKKILIIEDNEKNLKLFSIITRSLGYEILTAENGAKGVAIAKKEFPRLVLILMDIQMPVMDGITALNMLKSDQRTAGIPVIALTSFAMAGDRKRLLAEGFTGYISKPIDKNQFLKSVKKTIKVSK